One genomic region from Drosophila subpulchrella strain 33 F10 #4 breed RU33 chromosome 2R, RU_Dsub_v1.1 Primary Assembly, whole genome shotgun sequence encodes:
- the LOC119551264 gene encoding uncharacterized protein LOC119551264 isoform X2, which yields MHKTWHKAFHKRKAWKAVSKPGKLVYYMQPLVEHYFDIWMQPMPFPTIIKFMYSCVVLFFIMLPILYPLFVLMVYYGIFLYVGEEHFGLVPPPNWDLLGAANHVWRTEVTNKKYLLFVTMYIDRYRVILTAISSTVDYMRMALCFIFS from the exons ATGCATAAAACCTGGCATAAGGCGTTTCACAAGCGCAAGGCA TGGAAGGCCGTATCGAAGCCTGGGAAGCTGGTGTACTACATGCAGCCGCTGGTTGAGCACTATTTCGACATCTGGATGCAACCCATGCCCTTTCCGACGATTATTAAGTTCATGTACAGCTGTGTGGTGCTCTTCTTCATCATGCTGCCCATACTGTACCCACTGTTCGTCCTGATGGTCTACTACGGCATATTCCTGTACGTGGGTGAGGAGCATTTCGGACTGGTACCGCCACCCAACTGGGACCTTCTGGGGGCCGCCAATCACGTGTGGCGCACCGAGGTGACCAACAAGAAGTATCTGCTGTTCGTGACCATGTACATCGATAGGTACCGCGTCATTTTAACCGCCATATCTTCGACAGTCGACTATATGCGCATGGCGCTGTGCTTCATCTTCAGCTGA
- the LOC119549304 gene encoding phospholipase A2 has product MWMLRGAFVSCLLAIAWAFGDEAIFEDEDIYTQALPPVPQTGITVPGTKWCGPGNTAANFEDLGRERETDKCCRAHDHCDEIIEPHAVLHRLPANTDWFPILKCTCEQQFINCLQAVNSLTSNTLGRIYYGSRSKCFDNGYPTIECKQYQEGTFRKRCIRYKVDKTKAKVWQFYDMPFFTIPASTG; this is encoded by the exons ATGTGGATGCTGCGCGGAGCGTTTGTTAGTTGCCTTTTGGCCATTGCATGGGCCTTTGGAGATGAAGCAATTTTCGAAGACGAGGACATCTACACCCAGGCGCTACCACCAGTTCCCCAAACGGGCATCACGGTGCCCGGTACCAAATGGTGCGGACCGGGCAACACGGCGGCCAACTTTGAGGATCTTGGCCGGGAGCGGGAGACGGACAAGTGCTGTCGGGCTCACGACCACTGCGACGAGATTATCGAGCCCCATGCTGTACTCCACCGTCTGCCGGCCAACACGGACTGGTTTCCCAT TCTCAAGTGCACCTGCGAGCAGCAGTTTATCAATTGCCTGCAGGCGGTGAACAGCCTCACCTCCAACACACTTGGACGGATTTACTATGGCAGCCGGAGCAAATGCTTCGACAACGGATATCCCACCATCGAGTGCAAGCAATACCAGGAGGGCACCTTCCGAAAGCGCTGCATCCGGTATAAGGTGGACAAGACCAAGGCCAAGGTTTGGCAGTTTTACGACATGCCGTTCTTCACGATCCCAGCGTCGACGGGCTGA
- the LOC119551264 gene encoding uncharacterized protein LOC119551264 isoform X1: MHKTWHKAFHKRKAWKAVSKPGKLVYYMQPLVEHYFDIWMQPMPFPTIIKFMYSCVVLFFIMLPILYPLFVLMVYYGIFLYVGEEHFGLVPPPNWDLLGAANHVWRTEVTNKKYLLRLYAHGAVLHLQLSPDRQIIDPYLPIPFEGEFEN, encoded by the exons ATGCATAAAACCTGGCATAAGGCGTTTCACAAGCGCAAGGCA TGGAAGGCCGTATCGAAGCCTGGGAAGCTGGTGTACTACATGCAGCCGCTGGTTGAGCACTATTTCGACATCTGGATGCAACCCATGCCCTTTCCGACGATTATTAAGTTCATGTACAGCTGTGTGGTGCTCTTCTTCATCATGCTGCCCATACTGTACCCACTGTTCGTCCTGATGGTCTACTACGGCATATTCCTGTACGTGGGTGAGGAGCATTTCGGACTGGTACCGCCACCCAACTGGGACCTTCTGGGGGCCGCCAATCACGTGTGGCGCACCGAGGTGACCAACAAGAAGTATCTGCT TCGACTATATGCGCATGGCGCTGTGCTTCATCTTCAGCTGAGCCCAGATCGCCAAATAATCGATCCATACTTGCCGATCCCATTTGAGGGGGAGTTTGAAAACTGA
- the LOC119551262 gene encoding protein sine oculis isoform X1 gives MLQHPATDFYDLAAANAAAVLTARHTPPYSPTGLTGSVALHNNNNNSATSNNNNSSTLDIMTHNGGAGGGLHLNSGSNGSGGVVSGGGSGGRENLPSFGFTQEQVACVCEVLQQAGNIERLGRFLWSLPQCDKLQLNESVLKAKAVVAFHRGQYKELYRLLEHHHFSAQNHAKLQALWLKAHYVEAEKLRGRPLGAVGKYRVRRKFPLPRTIWDGEETSYCFKEKSRSVLRDWYSHNPYPSPREKRDLAEATGLTTTQVSNWFKNRRQRDRAAEHKDGSTDKQHLDSSSDSEMEGSMLPSQSAQQQQQQQQQHSPGNSSGNNNNNNGLHQQQLQHVAAEQSLQHHPHQQHPASNISSVASKGGSGVGGGGGGGGVSAAAAAQMQMPPLTAAVAYSHLHSVMGAMPMTAMYDMGEYQHL, from the exons ATGTTACAGCATCCCGCCACAGATTTCTACGATTTGGCGGCGGCCAATGCGGCTGCCGTTCTCACCGCCCGCCACACGCCTCCTTACAGTCCCACGGGTCTCACGGGATCGGTGGCCCtgcacaacaacaacaacaacagcgccaccagcaacaacaacaacagcagcaccCTGGACATCATGACGCACAACGGCGGAGCAGGCGGTGGCCTCCACCTGAACAGCGGCAGCAACGGAAGCGGGGGGGTGGTCAGCGGAGGAGGCTCCGGGGGCAGGGAGAATCTGCCCAGCTTCGGCTTCACCCAGGAGCAGGTGGCCTGCGTCTGCGAG GTTCTGCAGCAGGCGGGCAACATCGAAAGACTGGGCCGCTTCCTCTGGTCGCTGCCACAATGTGATAAGCTGCAGCTGAACGAGTCCGTGCTGAAGGCCAAGGCGGTCGTTGCATTCCATCGCGGCCAGTACAAGGAGCTGTACCGCCTGCTCGAGCATCACCACTTCTCGGCCCAAAATCACGCCAAGCTCCAGGCCCTGTGGTTGAAAG CGCATTATGTGGAAGCCGAAAAACTGCGCGGAAGACCCTTGGGTGCTGTTGGCAAATATCGTGTTCGCCGTAAATTTCCATTGCCCCGCACCATCTGGGATGGCGAGGAGACGAGCTACTGTTTTAAG GAGAAATCCCGCTCGGTATTGAGAGACTGGTACTCGCACAATCCATATCCATCGCCCCGGGAGAAACGCGATCTGGCGGAGGCCACAGGACTGACCACCACGCAG GTTTCCAATTGGTTCAAGAATCGACGACAAAGAGACCGAGCTGCCGAACATAAAGA CGGCTCCACGGACAAGCAGCACCTGGACTCCTCCAGCGATTCGGAGATGGAGGGCAGCATGCTGCCCAGTCAAAGtgcacagcagcagcagcagcaacagcagcaacactcCCCCGGCAAcagcagcggcaacaacaacaacaacaacgggctgcaccagcagcaactgcagcatGTTGCCGCCGAGCAGAGCCTGCAACACCACCCACACCAGCAACATCCCgccagcaacatcagcagtgTCGCCAGCAAAGGCGGCAGTGGCgtcggcggcggcggtggcggaGGGGGGGTGAGTGCAGCGGCCGCTGCACAAATGCAAATGCCCCCCCTCACCGCCGCCGTGGCCTACTCGCACCTGCACAGCGTGATGGGGGCCATGCCCATGACCGCCATGTACGACATGGGCGAGTACCAGCACTTATGA
- the LOC119549305 gene encoding phospholipase A2, translating to MLHRAPFLAALALICTSHVAVGLSITVPGTKWCGPGNIATSYDDLGTEREVDICCRAHDNCEEKIPPQEEAFGLRNDGVFPIFSCACEAAFRSCLTALRNGHSLTLGKIYFSTKDVCFGYGHPIVSCREKQADLFETRCLSYRLDEGQPQRWQFYDLALYTHVSGSEEDS from the exons ATGCTTCATCGCGCCCCCTTTCTTGCTGCTCTTGCGCTAATCTGTACCAGCCATGTGGCTGTGGGACTGAGCATAACAGTGCCGGGAACAAAGTGGTGCGGTCCCGGCAACATAGCCACCAGCTATGACGATCTCGGCACTGAGCGGGAGGTGGACATTTGCTGTCGGGCGCACGACAACTGTGAGGAGAAGATTCCGCCACAAGAAGAAGCCTTTGGTCTGCGGAACGACGGAGTTTTCCCCAT ATTCTCCTGCGCCTGCGAGGCTGCCTTCCGCAGCTGTCTCACCGCCCTGCGCAACGGGCACTCCCTGACTCTCGGCAAGATCTACTTCAGTACCAAGGACGTATGCTTTGGCTACGGACACCCCATCGTCTCCTGCCGGGAGAAGCAGGCGGACCTGTTCGAGACGCGATGTCTCAGCTACCGACTGGACGAAGGTCAGCCGCAGCGCTGGCAGTTCTACGACTTGGCACTCTACACACACGTCAGCGGCAGTGAGGAGGACTCCTAA
- the LOC119549303 gene encoding NF-kappa-B inhibitor-interacting Ras-like protein: MLNAKIGKVGKVLVCGMKGVGKTALIEQLVYGHVNPETELHPTIEDIYVASVDTGRGGARETLRIYDTAGLQGEQQQLPRHYLQFPDAFVLVYDPMDPRSLDMLADIKTDIEKHKEKKEIPVVVLANVRARAAPNPVEKVMDRANIWCQRERIKHYTVNAMERPSLYEPFTSLCARLHPAQTKSTFPQLRQVMQNRQKSEA; this comes from the exons ATGCTAAATGCCAAGATTGGCAAGGTCGGCAAGGTGCTGGTGTGCGGGATGAAGGGCGTGGGCAAGACGGCGCTGATCGAGCAGCTGGTCTACGGCCACGTCAATCCGGAAACG GAACTGCACCCCACCATTGAGGACATCTACGTGGCCAGTGTGGACACGGGCAGGGGTGGAGCCCGGGAGACGTTGCGCATCTACGACACTGCCGGTCTGCAGGgtgagcagcagcagctacCACGCCACTACCTCCAGTTCCCGGACGCCTTTGTCCTGGTCTACGATCCCATGGATCCGCGCAGCCTGGACATGCTGGCCGACATCAAGACGGACATCGAGAAGCACAAGGAGAAAAAGGAGATTCCCGTCGTGGTGCTGGCCAACGTGCGCGCTCGTGCCGCGCCCAATCCGGTCGAGAAGGTCATGGACCGCGCCAACATCTGGTGCCAGCgggaacgcatcaagcacTACACGGTGAATGCCATGGAGCGGCCTTCCCTCTACGAGCCCTTCACCTCGCTGTGCGCTCGGCTGCATCCCGCGCAGACGAAGAGCACCTTCCCCCAGCTGCGGCAGGTCATGCAGAACCGGCAGAAGAGCGAGGCATGA
- the LOC119551262 gene encoding protein sine oculis isoform X2 translates to MLQHPATDFYDLAAANAAAVLTARHTPPYSPTGLTGSVALHNNNNNSATSNNNNSSTLDIMTHNGGAGGGLHLNSGSNGSGGVVSGGGSGGRENLPSFGFTQEQVACVCEVLQQAGNIERLGRFLWSLPQCDKLQLNESVLKAKAVVAFHRGQYKELYRLLEHHHFSAQNHAKLQALWLKAHYVEAEKLRGRPLGAVGKYRVRRKFPLPRTIWDGEETSYCFKEKSRSVLRDWYSHNPYPSPREKRDLAEATGLTTTQVSNWFKNRRQRDRAAEHKDGSTDKQHLDSSSDSEMEGSMLPSQSAQQQQQQQQQHSPGNSSGNNNNNNGLHQQQLQHVAAEQSLQHHPHQQHPASNISSVASKGGSGAVAYSHLHSVMGAMPMTAMYDMGEYQHL, encoded by the exons ATGTTACAGCATCCCGCCACAGATTTCTACGATTTGGCGGCGGCCAATGCGGCTGCCGTTCTCACCGCCCGCCACACGCCTCCTTACAGTCCCACGGGTCTCACGGGATCGGTGGCCCtgcacaacaacaacaacaacagcgccaccagcaacaacaacaacagcagcaccCTGGACATCATGACGCACAACGGCGGAGCAGGCGGTGGCCTCCACCTGAACAGCGGCAGCAACGGAAGCGGGGGGGTGGTCAGCGGAGGAGGCTCCGGGGGCAGGGAGAATCTGCCCAGCTTCGGCTTCACCCAGGAGCAGGTGGCCTGCGTCTGCGAG GTTCTGCAGCAGGCGGGCAACATCGAAAGACTGGGCCGCTTCCTCTGGTCGCTGCCACAATGTGATAAGCTGCAGCTGAACGAGTCCGTGCTGAAGGCCAAGGCGGTCGTTGCATTCCATCGCGGCCAGTACAAGGAGCTGTACCGCCTGCTCGAGCATCACCACTTCTCGGCCCAAAATCACGCCAAGCTCCAGGCCCTGTGGTTGAAAG CGCATTATGTGGAAGCCGAAAAACTGCGCGGAAGACCCTTGGGTGCTGTTGGCAAATATCGTGTTCGCCGTAAATTTCCATTGCCCCGCACCATCTGGGATGGCGAGGAGACGAGCTACTGTTTTAAG GAGAAATCCCGCTCGGTATTGAGAGACTGGTACTCGCACAATCCATATCCATCGCCCCGGGAGAAACGCGATCTGGCGGAGGCCACAGGACTGACCACCACGCAG GTTTCCAATTGGTTCAAGAATCGACGACAAAGAGACCGAGCTGCCGAACATAAAGA CGGCTCCACGGACAAGCAGCACCTGGACTCCTCCAGCGATTCGGAGATGGAGGGCAGCATGCTGCCCAGTCAAAGtgcacagcagcagcagcagcaacagcagcaacactcCCCCGGCAAcagcagcggcaacaacaacaacaacaacgggctgcaccagcagcaactgcagcatGTTGCCGCCGAGCAGAGCCTGCAACACCACCCACACCAGCAACATCCCgccagcaacatcagcagtgTCGCCAGCAAAGGCGGCAGTGG CGCCGTGGCCTACTCGCACCTGCACAGCGTGATGGGGGCCATGCCCATGACCGCCATGTACGACATGGGCGAGTACCAGCACTTATGA
- the LOC119549300 gene encoding nucleolar protein 9 — MQSDGNAKRKRPKKKGNRFMRNAKGFAKQGIFGRGTHIDDEQFSYFINILDAMKAGFEDVEERVNMANNVFEQTHDQEIHLASNQIVSKALESLVGFVDDVQLERFFSKFGEGLRPLCSDRFASHVLQKMLEIAFLRGVGKSAIVETSDAATPSKQAKPDAAQVEEEYNLKADFSEDHREKCRQFVLRISKFMLNNLEDFVWDNCASHIMRTAILCLVGMHVPKIAFEKGGTEMTKHRKLYTVPDEWQEVMKDFPQRLEMWPQFTDFPYQEHSSSLLGVICLALSVADKSMLKHFAKKILTIGLLKPNEDDEDKKDEDTKIEIKDEEDEEAKETEEDTEKKQTDPNLPKVFHHQTSVILLETILSVAGAKLLTQLYAMLFCNRIGYLSKQQGTNFSVQRLLQHIKEVPDFESVFTELQPHVEELLKMGYTGVVSALSAACLRLGTKQAQMIAALQSALHVSGDKEKSKLFFNCLVKLKPFEVVGSDESGFVHLHGSLIAQHVLQFNKPIFLVNCILDLPATQLAQVFNTPNGSHIVDAFMQSKFIGEKSRERLIRQLDGFYVDLAITRHGSRVFEECFKASQEAQKLRMAKELFSKANMLKGSPHGRIIYTKYRLDTYKLSPSQWQESLSKHLDAEQPKEEKRKKAKTATDAFKDILS; from the exons ATGCAGTCAGATGGCAATGCGAAACGCAAGAGGCCCAAGAAGAAGGGCAACCGCTTCATGCGAAACGCCAAGGGATTCGCCAAGCAGGGCATATTCGGACGGGGCACACACATCGACGATGAGCAGTTCAGCTATTTCATCAACATTCTGGACGCCATGAAAGCGGGATTCGAGGACGTGGAGGAGCGAG TCAACATGGCCAACAATGTGTTCGAGCAGACCCACGACCAGGAGATCCACCTGGCCTCCAATCAGATCGTTTCCAAGGCGCTAGAGTCGCTGGTGGGATTTGTGGACGACGTCCAGTTGGAGCGGTTCTTCAGCAAGTTCGGCGAAGGCCTGCGGCCCCTGTGCTCCGATCGGTTCGCCTCACACGTCCTGCAGAAAATGCTTGAGATTGCCTTCCTGCGCGGAGTGGGCAAGTCAGCCATCGTGGAAACCAGCGATGCAGCTACTCCCAGCAAGCAGGCCAAACCGGATGCCGCCCAAGTGGAGGAGGAGTACAACTTGAAGGCGGACTTCAGCGAAGATCACCGCGAGAAATGCCGGCAGTTCGTGCTGCGCATCTCGAAGTTCATGCTGAACAATCTGGAGGACTTTGTTTGGGACAACTGCGCCAGTCACATCATGCGCACTGCCATCCTGTGCCTGGTGGGCATGCATGTTCCCAAAATCGCCTTCGAGAAGGGGGGCACCGAGATGACCAAGCACCGAAAGCTGTACACAGTGCCGGATGAGTGGCAGGAGGTGATGAAGGACTTTCCCCAGCGACTGGAGATGTGGCCCCAGTTTACGGACTTCCCCTACCAGGAGCACTCCTCCAGCCTGCTGGGTGTCATCTGTTTGGCCCTAAGTGTGGCGGACAAAAGTATGCTCAAGCATTTTGCCAAGAAAATCCTAACGATCGGCCTGCTGAAACCAAACGAAGATGACGAGGATAAAAAGGACGAGGATACCAAAATTGAAATCAAGGACGAAGAGGATGAGGAGGCAAAAGAGACAGAGGAAGACACTGAAAAGAAGCAAACTGATCCCAACTTACCAAAAGTCTTCCACCATCAGACCTCTGTCATTCTGTTAGAAACAATTTTGAGCGTTGCAGGAGCCAAATTGCTAACCCAACTGTATGCTATGCTCTTCTGCAACCGCATCGGCTACCTATCCAAGCAGCAAGGAACGAACTTTTCCGTTCAACGTCTCCTGCAGCACATCAAGGAGGTCCCGGATTTCGAGTCCGTCTTCACCGAACTTCAGCCGCACGTGGAGGAGCTCCTTAAAATGGGATACACCGGCGTGGTGTCCGCTCTGAGTGCAGCCTGTCTACGATTGGGCACCAAGCAGGCTCAGATGATAGCTGCTCTGCAGAGTGCTCTTCACGTCAGCGGCGACAAGGAGAAGTCCAAGCTATTCTTCAACTGCTTGGTCAAGCTAAAGCCTTTTGAAGTGGTTGGCAGCGATGAGTCGGGTTTCGTTCATCTGCACGGTTCGCTTATTGCTCAACACGTCCTGCAGTTTAACAAACCCATCTTTCTGGTTAACTGCATACTCGATCTGCCCGCCACCCAGCTGGCTCAGGTCTTTAACACGCCCAATGGCTCACACATCGTGGACGCCTTCATGCAGAGCAAGTTCATTGGCGAGAAATCCCGAGAGCGTTTGATCCGCCAGCTAGATGGCTTCTACGTGGACTTGGCCATCACGCGGCATGGTTCCCGCGTCTTCGAAGAGTGCTTTAAGGCCTCTCAAGAGGCGCAGAAGCTGCGCATGGCCAAGGAACTTTTCTCCAAGGCGAATATGCTGAAGGGATCACCGCACGGTCGGATCATCTACACAAAGTACCGCCTGGACACATATAAACTTTCACCCAGCCAGTGGCAGGAGAGTTTGTCCAAGCATTTGGACGCAGAGCAGCCAAAGGAGGAGAAGCGGAAAAAGGCCAAGACAGCCACCGACGCTTTTAAGGATATACTTAGCTAG